In Halocalculus aciditolerans, the following are encoded in one genomic region:
- a CDS encoding type II glyceraldehyde-3-phosphate dehydrogenase — protein MIRVGINGYGTIGKRVADAVRDQPDMEVVGVAKTRPNFEAEQAVERGYDLYAAIEDRAHQFAESGLETAGLVDELVAQSDVVVDATPSGVGAENRALYEEYDTPALYQGGEDAEVADVSFNARANFDAARDADHVRVVSCNTTGLSRLITPLKEQFGVEKVRATLVRRGGDPTQSDRGPINDIVPDPITVPSHHGPDVNTVIPDVDIDTLGLKVPATLMHMHSVNVTLAEDVDAEAVRDALRGEPRLWLIDDSLGIETTADAKEYAMDRGRPRGDVWENAVWTESVNTEGRDLYLFEAIHQESDVVPENVDAIRAVTDADTTAEESVRTTNQAMGVDLGGE, from the coding sequence ATGATTCGCGTCGGCATCAACGGATACGGGACTATCGGGAAGCGCGTCGCGGACGCCGTCCGCGACCAGCCGGATATGGAGGTCGTCGGCGTCGCGAAGACGCGGCCGAACTTCGAAGCCGAACAGGCCGTCGAGCGCGGCTACGACCTCTACGCCGCCATCGAGGACCGCGCGCACCAGTTCGCGGAGTCGGGGCTGGAGACCGCCGGCCTCGTCGACGAGCTCGTCGCGCAGAGCGACGTCGTCGTCGACGCCACGCCCTCCGGTGTCGGCGCGGAGAACCGCGCGCTCTACGAGGAGTACGACACGCCCGCGCTCTACCAGGGCGGCGAGGACGCGGAGGTCGCCGACGTCTCCTTCAACGCTCGCGCGAACTTCGACGCCGCGCGCGACGCCGACCACGTCCGCGTCGTCTCCTGTAACACCACCGGGCTCTCCCGCCTCATCACGCCCCTGAAAGAACAGTTCGGCGTGGAGAAAGTCCGCGCGACCCTCGTCCGCCGCGGCGGCGACCCCACGCAGAGCGACCGCGGCCCCATCAACGACATCGTCCCCGACCCCATCACCGTCCCGAGCCACCACGGCCCCGACGTCAACACCGTCATCCCCGACGTCGACATCGACACGCTCGGCCTCAAGGTCCCCGCGACCCTCATGCACATGCACTCCGTGAACGTCACGCTCGCCGAGGACGTCGACGCCGAGGCCGTCCGCGACGCCCTCCGCGGCGAACCCCGCCTCTGGCTCATCGACGACTCGCTGGGCATCGAGACCACCGCGGACGCGAAGGAGTACGCGATGGACCGCGGCCGCCCCCGCGGCGACGTCTGGGAGAACGCCGTCTGGACGGAGTCCGTCAACACCGAAGGCCGCGACCTCTACCTCTTCGAAGCCATCCACCAGGAGTCCGACGTCGTCCCGGAGAACGTCGACGCCATCCGCGCCGTCACCGACGCCGACACCACGGCCGAAGAGAGCGTCCGCACCACCAACCAGGCCATGGGCGTCGACCTCGGCGGCGAGTAA
- a CDS encoding MFS transporter — MSLTGRLDAYPTPVLATAFATFVAFLGIGVVDPILPKIGQQMGASHAMVELLFSSYILVMALAMLVSGALSTRIGSKNTVLLGMALVAGFAALCGLAPDVLALAVLRGGWGFGNALFTSTALAIIVGLSTEVAEAILLYEAALGLGIAAGPLLGGVLGSASWRIPFFGTAVLMAVGFLTTYATVSDPETREEKQTVRDVLAGYRSDALRTNALVGLTYSFGFFTILAYSPLTVADLTSVQLGVVYFAWGALVAVSSVFLSTALIRRFGEIPTLGGTLVGMMAVLAAAGLTVGTTALLAVIVLSGVCCGVANALFTTLAIESSPHSRAVSSAAYNCLRWAGAAVAPVLAGYLGQTYGLATPFYLAAAVVLAGTLYLLVRGSDIRDGLRANASAGHASAGD, encoded by the coding sequence GTGTCCCTGACCGGCCGGCTCGACGCCTACCCGACCCCCGTCCTCGCCACCGCCTTCGCGACGTTCGTCGCCTTCCTCGGCATCGGCGTCGTCGACCCCATCCTCCCGAAGATCGGACAGCAGATGGGCGCGTCCCACGCGATGGTCGAACTCCTCTTCAGCAGCTACATCCTCGTGATGGCGCTCGCCATGCTCGTCTCCGGCGCGCTCTCCACGCGCATCGGCAGCAAGAACACGGTCCTCCTCGGCATGGCGCTCGTCGCCGGCTTCGCCGCGCTCTGCGGGCTCGCCCCGGACGTCCTCGCGCTCGCCGTCCTCCGCGGCGGCTGGGGCTTCGGGAACGCCCTCTTCACCAGCACCGCGCTCGCCATCATCGTCGGCCTCTCCACCGAGGTCGCCGAAGCCATCCTCCTCTACGAGGCCGCGCTCGGCCTCGGCATCGCCGCCGGCCCCCTCCTCGGCGGCGTCCTCGGCTCCGCCTCCTGGCGCATCCCCTTCTTCGGCACCGCCGTCCTCATGGCCGTCGGCTTCCTCACCACCTACGCCACCGTCTCCGACCCCGAAACCCGTGAGGAGAAACAGACCGTCCGCGACGTCCTCGCCGGCTACCGCTCCGACGCCCTCCGCACGAACGCCCTCGTCGGCCTCACCTACTCCTTCGGCTTCTTCACCATCCTCGCCTACTCGCCGCTCACCGTCGCCGACCTCACCAGCGTCCAACTCGGCGTCGTCTACTTCGCGTGGGGCGCGCTCGTCGCCGTCTCCTCCGTCTTTCTCTCCACCGCCCTCATCCGCCGGTTCGGCGAAATCCCCACCCTCGGCGGCACCCTCGTCGGCATGATGGCCGTCCTCGCCGCCGCCGGCCTCACCGTCGGCACAACCGCTCTCCTCGCCGTCATCGTCCTCTCCGGCGTCTGCTGCGGCGTCGCCAACGCCCTCTTCACCACGCTCGCCATCGAGTCCAGCCCGCACTCTCGCGCTGTCTCCTCCGCCGCCTACAACTGCCTGCGCTGGGCGGGCGCGGCCGTCGCCCCCGTTCTCGCCGGCTACCTCGGTCAGACCTACGGCCTCGCCACCCCCTTCTACCTCGCCGCCGCCGTCGTCCTCGCCGGCACCCTCTACCTCCTCGTCCGCGGCAGCGACATCCGCGACGGCCTCCGCGCGAACGCCAGCGCCGGCCACGCCTCCGCCGGCGACTGA
- a CDS encoding HVO_0476 family zinc finger protein — translation MTAHAERVPLTCSSCSPELETEHEVLTTGGGTATVKCTECGHVHKEQLESETVVERDVIVSQDGESLKATVSADADEEVVTGEEFIVETDEAIMQVRITSLQLGPETRRARADFGDVSTFWTRVVDNVSVGVTLHPRDGRHDETRPFDLQIPGDEEFTVGETHEYGDEEFTVTGIVIREDAYGRYDYKKLDHDGDTALAKDTKRLYAYDETSNAWSAW, via the coding sequence ATGACTGCGCACGCAGAACGCGTCCCGCTGACGTGTTCTTCTTGCTCCCCCGAGTTGGAGACGGAGCACGAAGTCCTCACGACGGGCGGCGGGACGGCGACGGTGAAGTGCACGGAGTGCGGGCACGTCCACAAAGAACAGCTGGAGTCGGAGACGGTCGTCGAGCGCGACGTCATCGTGAGTCAGGACGGAGAGTCCCTGAAGGCGACCGTCTCGGCGGACGCCGACGAGGAAGTGGTGACGGGCGAGGAGTTCATCGTGGAGACGGACGAAGCCATCATGCAGGTCCGCATCACGAGCCTCCAGCTCGGCCCGGAGACGCGGCGCGCCCGCGCGGACTTCGGCGACGTCTCCACCTTCTGGACGCGCGTCGTGGACAACGTCTCGGTCGGCGTGACCCTCCACCCGCGCGACGGCCGGCACGACGAGACGCGGCCGTTCGACCTCCAGATTCCCGGCGACGAGGAGTTCACCGTCGGCGAGACCCACGAGTACGGCGACGAGGAGTTCACCGTGACGGGTATCGTGATTCGCGAGGACGCCTACGGCCGCTACGACTACAAGAAACTCGACCACGACGGCGACACGGCGCTCGCGAAGGACAC
- a CDS encoding aminopeptidase has translation MTTLAEAAETAVVQCLGLEAGESCVVVTDDTREAIGEALYEVASGITGEASIIRYPPGAQHGSEPPAPVAAAMRDADVFLAPTTKSLSHTRARSKASEAGARGATLPGITEEVFTAGLDADYAAIRRHCADVLEQVEGAEEVRVTTESGTDITFEPGEREWLQDTGMVHEPGDFSNLPAGEVFVAPADANGTYVVDGTMMPHGRLRGEKLRFDVEDGYVTGISDPDIRQQVEDAADEVGDAAYNLAELGIGTNVAVTELVGSVLLDEKAAGTVHIAIGDDAGIGGDTDAPLHLDGIIEEPTVYADGEVVRLPEP, from the coding sequence ATGACGACGCTCGCGGAGGCGGCGGAGACGGCGGTCGTACAGTGCCTCGGGCTCGAAGCGGGCGAGTCCTGCGTGGTCGTGACGGACGACACGCGCGAGGCTATCGGCGAGGCGCTCTACGAGGTCGCGTCGGGGATTACGGGCGAGGCGAGCATCATTCGGTATCCGCCGGGGGCGCAGCACGGGTCGGAGCCGCCCGCGCCGGTCGCGGCGGCGATGCGGGACGCGGACGTGTTTCTCGCGCCGACGACGAAGAGCCTGAGTCACACGCGCGCTCGCTCGAAGGCGAGCGAAGCGGGAGCGCGCGGTGCGACCCTCCCCGGCATCACGGAGGAGGTTTTCACGGCCGGTCTCGACGCGGATTACGCGGCGATTCGCCGGCACTGCGCGGACGTCCTCGAACAGGTCGAGGGAGCGGAGGAGGTCCGCGTGACGACGGAGTCGGGGACGGACATCACCTTCGAACCGGGCGAGCGCGAGTGGCTCCAGGACACCGGGATGGTGCACGAGCCCGGCGACTTCTCCAACCTTCCGGCGGGCGAGGTGTTCGTCGCGCCGGCGGACGCGAACGGCACGTACGTCGTCGACGGGACGATGATGCCGCACGGCCGCCTCCGCGGGGAGAAGCTCCGGTTCGACGTCGAGGACGGCTACGTGACGGGTATCTCGGACCCGGACATCCGCCAGCAGGTCGAGGACGCCGCGGACGAAGTCGGTGACGCGGCGTACAATCTCGCGGAGCTCGGCATCGGGACGAACGTCGCCGTCACCGAGCTCGTGGGGAGCGTCCTCCTCGACGAGAAGGCCGCCGGCACGGTGCACATCGCCATCGGCGACGACGCGGGCATCGGCGGCGACACCGACGCCCCCCTCCACCTCGACGGCATCATCGAGGAGCCGACCGTCTACGCGGACGGCGAGGTCGTGCGGCTCCCCGAGCCGTAG
- a CDS encoding helix-turn-helix domain-containing protein yields MSVIAELEVAADSFELGRALAVPGRSDIRLEDVVPLGEDVVPLFWLHDPDPSDFVAEVEKRGEVEHLTVFEEMHDRTLYALQWDATGDRLLAAVHDLEGFLLSATGEGDTWTLQIRFPDHDALSAFADRCEDAGIDFEVCGLYNPTRPEAGPWYGLSDPQYETLLLARDRGYYDIPRRISTQDLADELGVSDQAVTERLRRAIRTLVDNTLRAPDYS; encoded by the coding sequence ATGAGCGTCATCGCGGAACTCGAAGTCGCTGCCGACTCCTTCGAACTCGGCCGCGCGCTCGCAGTTCCCGGTCGGTCCGACATCCGCCTCGAAGACGTCGTCCCGCTCGGCGAGGACGTCGTCCCCCTCTTCTGGCTCCACGACCCGGACCCGTCCGACTTCGTCGCGGAAGTCGAGAAACGCGGCGAAGTCGAACACCTCACCGTCTTCGAGGAGATGCACGACCGGACGCTGTACGCCCTCCAGTGGGACGCCACCGGCGACCGCCTCCTCGCCGCCGTCCACGACCTCGAGGGCTTCCTCCTGAGCGCCACCGGCGAGGGTGACACGTGGACGCTCCAGATTCGGTTCCCCGACCACGACGCGCTCTCGGCGTTCGCCGACCGCTGCGAGGACGCCGGCATCGACTTCGAGGTCTGCGGCCTCTACAACCCGACGCGCCCCGAAGCCGGCCCGTGGTACGGCCTCTCAGACCCCCAGTACGAGACGCTCCTCCTCGCCCGCGACCGCGGCTACTACGACATCCCCCGCCGCATCTCCACGCAGGATCTCGCCGACGAACTCGGCGTCTCCGACCAGGCGGTCACCGAACGCCTCCGCCGCGCCATCCGCACGCTCGTCGACAACACCCTCCGCGCCCCCGACTACTCTTAA